Proteins from a single region of Desulfuribacillus stibiiarsenatis:
- a CDS encoding stalk domain-containing protein gives MTKKLVQENKLLFIVSLLMLLFVSSLGISAQEKTALIIGTGDFSYQDGDYTNAEFRFPYGLASSPSKDVLYIVDNQNHRIRTLDIAAKRVATLAGNSELVDRFGFPAGGHRDGDAAKAMFNRPRGIAVAPNGAIFIADTGNHAIRKVYDGKVYTVAGNGTPGYKNDNGIQALFNNPSSIAINSTGEIFVSDTLNHSIRKIDREGTVTTYVGSPNDSTILNEPAGIAFDKDDVLYIVSSADHQIKRVNHGRVELVAGSVSEIDKETNYWVGGNIDGLGKNARLNFPKGITYSTEGYFFIADAWNHSIKAVSPEGRVFTVAGAGVSGSDWDQKNIIRFDGPFGIHCVSDTLYIADYWNNRIVSIPVTNEMLRPAIDFALKKSQLPVYIDGSELKFPDVQPVIVEGRTRVPVRFIAEQWGADVSWDNTRKAVIVSKNGKIVEFFETTGDFYVQQGRSMVQLRTLAENLGFSVDWVAEHRAVVIETSGGK, from the coding sequence ATGACAAAGAAATTAGTTCAAGAAAATAAACTATTGTTCATTGTGTCGCTTTTAATGCTTTTATTCGTTAGTTCATTAGGAATATCTGCCCAAGAGAAAACTGCCTTAATTATCGGAACTGGTGACTTTTCATACCAGGATGGGGATTATACGAATGCTGAATTCCGGTTTCCTTATGGCTTAGCTAGTTCTCCTTCTAAGGACGTCCTGTACATAGTAGATAATCAGAATCATAGAATACGAACACTAGATATAGCTGCTAAAAGAGTTGCCACTTTAGCCGGTAACTCTGAACTTGTTGACCGTTTTGGATTTCCTGCTGGCGGCCACCGTGATGGCGATGCCGCTAAAGCAATGTTTAATCGCCCTAGAGGTATAGCAGTCGCTCCAAACGGTGCAATCTTCATTGCAGATACTGGGAATCATGCAATTCGTAAGGTTTATGATGGAAAAGTATATACCGTCGCAGGGAATGGAACTCCAGGTTATAAAAATGATAACGGTATCCAAGCATTATTTAATAATCCTTCTTCAATCGCTATTAACTCTACAGGAGAAATCTTTGTTAGTGATACCTTGAATCATTCCATCCGCAAAATTGATCGAGAAGGAACTGTTACGACTTACGTTGGCTCTCCGAATGATTCTACTATATTAAATGAGCCTGCAGGCATTGCCTTTGATAAAGACGATGTATTATATATCGTCAGTAGTGCCGATCATCAGATTAAGCGAGTGAATCATGGAAGAGTAGAGCTAGTAGCTGGTTCCGTTTCTGAGATTGATAAGGAAACCAATTATTGGGTTGGCGGTAATATCGACGGTTTAGGCAAGAATGCTAGATTGAACTTTCCTAAAGGGATTACTTACAGCACAGAAGGGTATTTTTTCATTGCTGATGCATGGAATCATTCAATCAAAGCTGTTTCCCCTGAAGGCAGAGTATTTACTGTAGCTGGGGCTGGTGTTAGCGGTTCCGACTGGGACCAAAAGAATATAATCCGATTTGATGGACCGTTTGGAATTCATTGTGTTTCAGATACGCTATATATCGCCGATTATTGGAATAATCGTATTGTTTCTATTCCTGTGACGAATGAAATGCTTCGTCCGGCAATTGATTTTGCATTGAAAAAATCACAATTACCAGTTTATATAGATGGTTCTGAGTTAAAGTTTCCTGATGTTCAGCCAGTAATAGTAGAAGGCCGTACAAGAGTACCTGTACGCTTCATTGCTGAACAGTGGGGAGCAGATGTATCCTGGGATAATACGCGCAAGGCGGTAATTGTTTCGAAAAATGGGAAAATAGTAGAATTTTTTGAAACTACGGGAGATTTTTATGTGCAGCAAGGTCGTTCTATGGTGCAATTACGTACATTAGCTGAAAATCTAGGATTTAGTGTGGACTGGGTTGCCGAACATCGTGCAGTAGTAATTGAGACCTCTGGAGGAAAATAA